Proteins found in one Alicyclobacillus cycloheptanicus genomic segment:
- a CDS encoding UDP-N-acetylmuramoyl-tripeptide--D-alanyl-D-alanine ligase, whose translation MLPLSTRQLTDLVQGVLVQGNLNEHITGVAIDHRQVQPGDLFVAFVGEKHDGHDFVADAFARGAAAALVTKDIQVHPAQGAVLRVADPLIAIGRLAAFERTRFGGPVIGVTGSNGKTTSKDLLAAVFRTKGPCLATAANYNNELGLPLTLLGRQENHQSIILEMGMRGLGQIQRLCDIAQPTAGIITNIGQSHIEILGSQENIAKAKGELLEALPRDGVAVLSLDDPWLVRIAQRTRARVLWTSLTENPEYAEGHRPDAFAEDIRHHADGVTFVAHVFGERQEVSLPTYGRHNVGNALGALLMGAAHALPLDAMAEALAHAQMTGGRLQVKPGLRGSVVIDDTYNASPLSTKASLSALKDVARERTTVAILGEMYELGTYAEASHREVGAAAAELGIDRLVTIGPMARWIAAAAKDAGCTDVIHFEGKQEALAHIDALVPDGAAVLVKASRGMKLEDVVRALTQGQPTV comes from the coding sequence GTGTTGCCGCTGTCGACCCGTCAATTGACGGATTTAGTGCAAGGGGTCCTGGTACAAGGGAATCTCAATGAGCACATTACCGGTGTTGCCATCGACCATCGGCAGGTTCAGCCTGGCGATTTGTTTGTTGCGTTCGTCGGAGAAAAGCACGACGGACACGACTTTGTCGCGGACGCGTTCGCGCGCGGAGCCGCCGCTGCACTGGTCACCAAGGATATCCAGGTCCATCCGGCGCAGGGCGCTGTTCTCCGGGTGGCAGACCCGCTCATCGCCATCGGACGCCTCGCGGCGTTCGAACGCACCCGCTTTGGCGGCCCAGTCATCGGCGTCACGGGCAGCAATGGCAAAACGACCTCCAAGGACCTGTTGGCTGCTGTCTTCCGCACCAAAGGCCCTTGTCTGGCCACCGCCGCCAACTACAACAATGAGCTGGGACTTCCGCTGACCTTGCTTGGACGGCAAGAGAACCACCAGTCTATCATCCTCGAGATGGGGATGCGCGGCTTGGGGCAAATTCAGCGGCTCTGTGACATTGCACAGCCCACCGCTGGCATCATCACCAACATCGGCCAAAGCCACATTGAAATTCTGGGGAGTCAGGAGAACATCGCCAAGGCCAAAGGAGAACTGCTGGAAGCCCTGCCTCGCGACGGCGTGGCCGTGCTGTCGCTGGACGATCCGTGGCTGGTCCGCATCGCACAGCGCACCCGCGCACGGGTGTTGTGGACCAGTCTCACAGAAAACCCGGAATATGCGGAAGGGCACCGGCCCGACGCCTTTGCGGAGGACATCCGCCACCATGCAGACGGGGTCACATTCGTCGCGCACGTGTTCGGGGAGCGCCAGGAAGTGTCCTTACCCACCTACGGCCGCCACAATGTCGGCAACGCGCTTGGCGCCTTGCTCATGGGGGCCGCGCACGCCCTGCCGCTCGATGCCATGGCCGAAGCGCTGGCGCACGCCCAGATGACCGGCGGGCGTCTGCAGGTGAAGCCAGGCCTTCGGGGCAGCGTTGTGATCGACGATACGTACAACGCAAGCCCCTTGTCGACGAAGGCGAGCCTGTCGGCGCTGAAGGATGTGGCCAGGGAGCGGACGACCGTCGCGATTCTCGGCGAGATGTACGAACTGGGCACCTATGCGGAGGCGTCGCACCGCGAAGTCGGCGCCGCAGCGGCAGAGCTGGGCATTGACCGGCTTGTCACCATCGGCCCCATGGCGCGGTGGATCGCGGCGGCGGCCAAAGACGCCGGGTGCACCGACGTGATCCATTTCGAGGGGAAGCAGGAGGCGCTGGCGCACATCGATGCCCTGGTGCCGGACGGTGCAGCCGTGCTCGTCAAGGCGTCGCGCGGGATGAAGCTCGAAGACGTGGTGCGCGCGCTGACCCAAGGCCAGCCTACCGTGTAG
- a CDS encoding Cof-type HAD-IIB family hydrolase has product MENWRLIALDMDGTLIRRDETISDENRKWIQKAREAGIEVTLATGRYIEGIVRSLASELGLSLPLVTVNGGEVWGMDGELLLRKTMPGTEVLELHQLAVEHGAHFWGRTTRQLINDQLPPDAERADWLKFGFYSEDAHVMRALWGRLQGDDRFELTNSGSMNIEINPKGVTKAAGLQLVCDRYGINPSQVITMGDSMNDISMLRWAGLGIAMGNAQDVVKAAADAVTANFDEDGVAKAIERVLTGTV; this is encoded by the coding sequence ATGGAAAACTGGCGGCTAATCGCGCTGGATATGGATGGGACGCTGATTCGGCGGGATGAAACCATCTCGGACGAAAACCGGAAGTGGATACAGAAGGCCCGCGAGGCGGGCATTGAGGTTACGCTGGCAACGGGGCGGTACATCGAAGGCATCGTGCGTTCGCTGGCGAGCGAACTTGGGCTGAGCCTGCCGCTCGTCACGGTGAACGGCGGAGAGGTTTGGGGCATGGATGGAGAACTGCTGCTGCGCAAAACGATGCCAGGCACAGAGGTGCTGGAGCTGCACCAACTGGCTGTCGAGCACGGCGCGCACTTTTGGGGGCGGACCACGCGGCAGCTCATCAACGACCAACTGCCGCCAGACGCAGAGCGCGCAGATTGGCTGAAGTTCGGTTTCTACAGCGAGGATGCCCACGTGATGCGGGCGCTGTGGGGGCGGTTGCAGGGCGACGATCGCTTTGAATTGACCAACTCCGGTTCGATGAACATCGAGATCAACCCGAAGGGGGTCACGAAAGCGGCGGGGCTGCAGCTGGTGTGCGACCGTTACGGCATCAACCCCAGTCAGGTGATCACGATGGGGGACAGTATGAATGACATCTCCATGCTCAGGTGGGCGGGGCTCGGCATCGCCATGGGCAATGCGCAGGATGTGGTCAAAGCGGCGGCCGACGCTGTTACCGCGAACTTCGATGAAGACGGCGTGGCGAAGGCCATCGAGCGTGTGCTGACGGGCACTGTGTGA
- a CDS encoding amidase, translating to MADLQAFSHEDWMEATIYDLQAAMAAGRLTAVELTATYMARVARFNHQGPALNAVLELNPDAMHIAAALDEERQSRGPRSLLHGIPVLVKDNIDTADKTHTSAGSLALADRYAAADAFLVRRLRAAGAVMFGKANMTEWANFMSDHMPSGYSSRGGQVQNPYGPGTFDVGGSSSGSGAAVAANLAAAAVGTETSGSILSPASQNSIVGIKPTVGLISRSGIIPISFSQDTAGPMARTVADAAILLGAMTGEDLDDPATGASRGRALRDYTVFLDPNGLKGARIGIPREPFYTELPPEKQAIIDAAVRQLQDLGAVVVDPAEIPTASADWDINVLVYEFKPALNAFLGRLDPTAPIHSLQDLISYNAARPETMLKYGQALLEKAEATSGTLTEAAYIDSRLNDVRRARDEGIDAVMQKHNLDALLFPNNWGAGIAAKAGYPSITVPSGYTPAGEPVGITLTGMAYSEPTLIRLAYAYEQATRHRVPPAL from the coding sequence ATGGCAGATTTACAAGCATTTTCGCACGAGGATTGGATGGAGGCAACGATTTACGATTTACAGGCCGCCATGGCTGCGGGCCGGCTCACCGCAGTTGAACTGACAGCGACGTATATGGCGCGCGTGGCGCGGTTCAATCACCAAGGCCCGGCTTTGAACGCGGTCCTGGAACTGAATCCGGATGCCATGCACATCGCAGCAGCGCTTGACGAAGAGCGGCAAAGCCGCGGCCCGCGCAGTTTGCTGCACGGGATTCCCGTGCTGGTCAAGGACAACATCGATACGGCGGACAAAACGCACACCAGCGCTGGCTCGCTTGCGCTGGCCGACCGCTATGCGGCGGCGGATGCGTTTTTGGTACGCCGGCTGCGCGCCGCCGGCGCGGTGATGTTCGGCAAGGCGAACATGACCGAATGGGCCAATTTTATGTCGGACCATATGCCGAGCGGGTACAGTTCCCGCGGCGGACAGGTGCAAAACCCGTACGGCCCAGGAACGTTTGATGTCGGAGGCTCCAGTTCCGGGTCGGGCGCGGCCGTCGCGGCGAACCTGGCGGCCGCAGCCGTCGGTACGGAGACATCGGGATCGATTCTCAGCCCTGCCAGCCAAAATTCCATCGTTGGCATCAAGCCGACGGTCGGGCTCATCAGCCGCAGCGGTATCATTCCGATTTCATTCAGTCAGGATACGGCCGGTCCGATGGCGAGGACCGTCGCAGACGCGGCGATTTTACTCGGTGCCATGACAGGAGAAGACCTGGATGATCCGGCGACGGGCGCCAGCAGGGGGCGCGCCTTGCGCGATTACACCGTGTTCTTAGATCCAAACGGCCTGAAGGGCGCGCGGATTGGCATCCCCAGGGAACCGTTTTACACCGAACTGCCGCCCGAGAAACAGGCCATCATCGACGCGGCCGTCCGGCAGCTGCAGGACCTCGGGGCCGTGGTGGTCGATCCCGCCGAGATTCCGACCGCCTCCGCAGATTGGGACATCAACGTGCTGGTGTACGAGTTCAAGCCAGCCTTGAACGCCTTCCTTGGGCGGCTGGACCCGACGGCGCCCATTCACTCATTACAAGATCTGATCTCCTACAACGCAGCGCGCCCCGAGACGATGCTCAAGTACGGACAAGCCTTGCTGGAGAAGGCAGAGGCAACCTCGGGGACGCTGACGGAAGCGGCGTATATTGACAGCCGGTTGAACGACGTCAGACGAGCGCGGGACGAGGGAATTGACGCCGTCATGCAGAAACACAACCTGGACGCGCTGCTCTTCCCGAACAACTGGGGCGCTGGCATCGCGGCCAAGGCGGGGTATCCGTCCATCACCGTACCCAGCGGGTACACCCCGGCGGGGGAACCAGTCGGGATCACGCTGACCGGCATGGCCTACTCGGAGCCAACGCTGATTCGGCTGGCCTACGCCTATGAACAGGCGACGCGGCACCGGGTACCGCCAGCGCTGTGA
- a CDS encoding cupredoxin domain-containing protein: MKVRHKRAAVFLCSAAIIGGLFGCSPGNPANQTQADVANAIGMSAGSANLSTTKQWMETDSRHRVVRIRLVSDARGNPLLNGFRSGTMTLSVPQNWTVYLTFQNNSPYAMYRPVIVPYSERRETTGVHAIYPPSPGMMKPTQIPPGHADTERFRTNTVGRFVVVTARDASHRSVWANFVVSSHEPSPRIYTRIEG; encoded by the coding sequence ATGAAGGTTCGACACAAGCGGGCGGCCGTATTCCTTTGCAGTGCCGCGATCATCGGCGGTCTATTCGGATGCAGCCCCGGCAATCCGGCGAATCAAACCCAGGCAGATGTCGCAAACGCGATCGGCATGTCTGCGGGCAGCGCCAATCTGAGTACCACGAAGCAGTGGATGGAGACGGACAGCCGGCACCGGGTGGTTCGCATTCGACTCGTTTCCGACGCGCGCGGGAACCCGCTGTTGAACGGATTTCGAAGCGGCACCATGACCCTGTCTGTCCCACAAAACTGGACGGTGTACCTGACATTCCAGAACAACAGCCCCTATGCCATGTACCGTCCCGTGATTGTTCCATACAGTGAACGGCGGGAAACCACCGGCGTACACGCCATCTACCCACCAAGCCCAGGCATGATGAAGCCGACGCAGATCCCGCCAGGGCACGCCGACACCGAGCGCTTTCGCACCAACACGGTCGGGCGGTTTGTCGTGGTCACCGCGCGGGACGCGAGTCACCGCAGCGTGTGGGCGAACTTCGTCGTGTCGTCGCACGAACCGTCCCCTCGGATCTACACCAGAATTGAAGGGTAG
- a CDS encoding aminotransferase class I/II-fold pyridoxal phosphate-dependent enzyme: MNLTPSRRIANLPTGVFSDLAARKRRAAERGLTIIDLSVGSPDLPPSAAAVRVLETSVRDAQKYGYTLTALPEFKEAAAHFYQRRYGVTLAPQQEVLQLMGSQDGLAHLALALVDPGDVVLVPDPGYPIYAASVELAGGTLVTMPLRAENGFLPDFEAIPAEVAARAKFMILNFPGNPVATLVSADFFEQAIAFAKRHNILIVHDFAYSELVFDGHRAVSLLSVPGAKDVAIEFNSLSKTFNLAGCRIGYVVGNAAALHWLELLKSHVDYGIFAPIQEAAIAALTSPPDALTAQVHVYERRRDVLVDGLRAAGWPVPTVHATMFLWARIPDGFPSSKAFARTLLEETGVVVTPGDAFGREGEGYVRIALVQPEAALAEACRRIGQFLQTARG; this comes from the coding sequence ATGAATTTGACACCAAGCCGCCGCATTGCCAACCTGCCCACGGGCGTCTTTTCCGACTTGGCCGCGCGCAAACGACGTGCGGCAGAGCGCGGGCTGACGATCATCGACCTGAGCGTGGGCAGCCCGGACCTGCCGCCGTCCGCCGCCGCGGTGCGGGTGCTCGAAACGTCCGTCCGGGATGCACAAAAATACGGCTACACCCTGACGGCGCTGCCCGAATTCAAAGAGGCGGCCGCACACTTTTACCAGCGCCGCTACGGCGTGACGCTTGCGCCGCAGCAGGAGGTCCTGCAATTGATGGGCTCACAGGATGGACTCGCGCACTTGGCACTCGCGCTCGTCGACCCGGGCGATGTGGTCCTGGTGCCTGACCCGGGCTACCCGATTTACGCCGCCAGCGTCGAGCTTGCGGGCGGCACGCTGGTGACGATGCCGCTGCGCGCAGAAAACGGCTTTCTGCCGGATTTTGAAGCCATCCCAGCGGAGGTCGCAGCGCGCGCGAAGTTCATGATTCTGAACTTCCCCGGCAACCCGGTGGCGACGCTGGTGTCCGCAGACTTTTTCGAGCAGGCCATTGCATTTGCCAAGCGCCACAACATCCTGATTGTGCACGACTTCGCCTACTCCGAACTGGTGTTTGACGGACACCGCGCGGTCAGCCTGTTGTCGGTCCCGGGCGCAAAAGACGTCGCGATCGAGTTTAACTCCCTGTCGAAGACCTTCAACCTGGCCGGCTGCCGCATTGGCTATGTCGTCGGCAACGCAGCGGCCCTGCACTGGCTGGAACTCCTCAAATCCCATGTGGACTACGGTATCTTCGCGCCCATCCAGGAAGCGGCCATCGCGGCGCTGACCAGCCCACCGGACGCGCTCACCGCCCAAGTCCACGTCTATGAGCGCCGGCGCGATGTGCTCGTGGACGGCCTTCGCGCCGCTGGATGGCCTGTCCCCACGGTGCACGCGACGATGTTTCTGTGGGCGCGCATTCCCGACGGGTTCCCCAGTTCCAAGGCGTTCGCACGCACTTTGTTAGAAGAAACCGGCGTCGTCGTCACGCCGGGAGACGCCTTCGGACGCGAAGGCGAAGGCTACGTGCGCATCGCGCTGGTCCAGCCGGAAGCGGCCCTTGCAGAAGCATGCCGGCGCATCGGGCAGTTCTTGCAGACGGCCCGTGGGTGA
- a CDS encoding MFS transporter: protein MSSSIVPSAGSVRSSAYKWIALSNTTLGVLMAAINGTILIIALPVIFDGIHVNPLAPGQSSLLLWVMLGFNVATTVLLVLFGRLSDIFGRVRLYNLGFAVFTLGSILSSITWSKGMAGELELIIFRVIQGVGGALLFSNSSAILTDAFPSNQRGLALGLNQIAAIGGSVIGLVVGGLLAATGHWRWIFLVNVPVGLAGTVWAYVALKELSRKATDTKLDIWGTVTMGLGILGIMLGLTYGIMPYGNHPMGWTNPWVLTGIIGGFVLLGVFIWVEHVVESPMFYMPLFRIRAFAAGNLTTFFSALARGGLQFMLIIWLQGIWLPLHGVSYQDTPLQAGLDTLPQTVGFLIAGPISGYLSDRFGARLFATFGMAIAAVGFLLLIGLPVDFHFWTFAVDLFIIGFGMGLFASPNSASVMNSVPAKYRGVASGMMATFMNAGMMMSMGIFFSIVIAGLSQKLPTALLTGLTAQHVPAAIAQQVSQLPPTASLFAALLGYNPLQSMLPAQVLHMIPPHNAATLVGHTFFPNLIGPPFMHGLSLAFWISFALCVAATISSWLRGKNFVYDDDSDPTQKPSSKKKPAAPVQPNAVPSPQMNASVQNTMPETAAK, encoded by the coding sequence TTGAGCAGCAGCATCGTGCCATCGGCCGGTTCAGTGCGCAGTTCTGCTTATAAGTGGATCGCGCTGTCCAATACGACGCTCGGCGTCCTCATGGCGGCAATCAACGGTACCATTTTGATTATCGCGCTGCCGGTCATATTTGATGGAATTCATGTCAACCCCCTTGCCCCTGGGCAAAGCAGCCTGCTGTTGTGGGTGATGCTTGGCTTCAACGTGGCAACCACTGTTCTTTTAGTCCTATTCGGAAGACTGTCAGACATCTTTGGTCGAGTCCGACTGTATAACCTGGGATTTGCGGTGTTTACACTCGGCTCCATCCTGTCCTCGATTACGTGGAGTAAAGGTATGGCTGGAGAACTGGAACTCATCATCTTCCGCGTCATTCAAGGCGTCGGCGGCGCCTTGCTGTTCTCCAACAGCTCCGCAATCCTGACGGACGCTTTTCCATCCAACCAGCGCGGTTTGGCGCTTGGGTTGAACCAAATTGCCGCGATCGGCGGCAGCGTCATCGGCCTCGTGGTCGGCGGTTTGCTGGCGGCGACAGGTCATTGGCGGTGGATCTTCCTGGTCAACGTCCCGGTCGGGCTGGCGGGCACCGTCTGGGCGTACGTTGCGTTGAAAGAATTGTCCCGCAAAGCCACAGATACCAAACTCGACATCTGGGGCACCGTCACGATGGGCCTTGGCATTCTCGGCATTATGCTGGGCCTGACGTACGGCATCATGCCGTATGGAAACCATCCCATGGGCTGGACCAATCCTTGGGTTCTGACGGGCATCATCGGCGGCTTCGTCCTGCTGGGTGTGTTCATCTGGGTGGAGCATGTGGTGGAAAGCCCGATGTTCTACATGCCGCTGTTCCGAATTCGCGCCTTTGCAGCCGGAAACCTGACGACGTTCTTCTCCGCGCTGGCGCGCGGTGGATTGCAGTTTATGCTCATCATCTGGCTGCAGGGAATTTGGCTCCCGCTCCACGGCGTTTCGTACCAGGATACGCCGCTGCAGGCGGGGCTTGATACGCTCCCGCAGACTGTCGGCTTTTTGATTGCGGGTCCCATCAGCGGCTATTTGTCCGACCGCTTTGGCGCGCGGCTGTTTGCCACATTTGGCATGGCCATCGCCGCGGTTGGCTTCCTGCTGCTGATTGGACTGCCGGTAGACTTCCACTTCTGGACGTTTGCCGTCGACTTGTTCATCATCGGCTTTGGCATGGGGCTGTTTGCCTCGCCGAACAGCGCCTCGGTCATGAATTCGGTCCCTGCCAAGTACCGGGGTGTCGCATCCGGCATGATGGCCACCTTTATGAACGCCGGCATGATGATGAGCATGGGGATTTTCTTCTCCATCGTGATCGCCGGATTGTCCCAAAAGCTCCCGACGGCGCTGCTGACGGGACTGACGGCGCAGCACGTGCCTGCGGCCATCGCGCAGCAAGTATCGCAGCTTCCGCCAACGGCATCGCTGTTTGCGGCGCTGCTGGGCTATAACCCGTTGCAGAGCATGCTGCCAGCGCAGGTGCTGCATATGATTCCGCCGCACAACGCCGCGACGCTGGTGGGCCATACGTTCTTCCCGAACTTGATTGGCCCGCCGTTCATGCACGGCCTGTCGCTCGCCTTCTGGATCTCGTTTGCCCTGTGTGTGGCTGCGACAATTTCTTCCTGGCTGCGCGGCAAGAACTTCGTGTATGATGATGACTCTGACCCGACGCAGAAGCCTTCGTCGAAGAAAAAGCCGGCTGCGCCGGTACAGCCCAACGCCGTGCCCAGCCCGCAGATGAATGCATCGGTTCAGAACACCATGCCGGAAACGGCGGCGAAATAA
- a CDS encoding YwmB family TATA-box binding protein has protein sequence MKRLAWMLIATGVIGWLLVHSGEALAEGGDAATTAARQEAALIQASTNAAHARVNSYLVHDYNVIDQDFLAPSALANVGETVGSALGVSHGSAITRNVDGERFYELTGEGEDGLHVSIYCTSFAASGGTPGSTVVVVRATRQTQTLTDLGDAMAAVARAIEPLHVQPQVSAYVDAAVPGLLSADEAQGLVQQVLAKTDATRVEGISSDGVTSVSADVPTVAPYLLTNGKRMNLQIAVHDDTVNGETDVVVGSPIIVDPY, from the coding sequence ATGAAACGGTTGGCTTGGATGTTGATTGCGACCGGTGTGATTGGCTGGCTGCTGGTGCACTCCGGGGAGGCGTTGGCCGAGGGCGGCGACGCGGCGACGACAGCCGCCCGCCAGGAGGCTGCGTTGATTCAGGCAAGCACGAATGCCGCACACGCCCGCGTGAACAGCTACCTGGTGCATGACTACAACGTGATCGACCAGGACTTTCTCGCTCCGTCCGCACTGGCGAACGTCGGTGAAACGGTGGGCAGCGCGCTTGGGGTCAGCCATGGCTCGGCCATCACTCGCAACGTGGACGGTGAGCGTTTCTACGAGTTAACGGGTGAAGGCGAAGACGGCCTGCACGTGTCCATTTACTGCACCAGTTTTGCGGCGAGCGGGGGGACTCCGGGATCGACCGTTGTCGTCGTTCGCGCGACCCGTCAAACCCAAACGCTGACGGACCTTGGCGATGCGATGGCGGCTGTCGCCCGCGCCATCGAACCGCTTCACGTCCAGCCGCAGGTCAGCGCTTATGTCGACGCCGCCGTACCGGGGCTCTTGTCGGCCGACGAGGCGCAGGGGCTCGTCCAACAGGTGTTGGCCAAGACGGACGCAACACGTGTGGAGGGCATCTCGTCTGACGGGGTGACCAGTGTTTCTGCCGATGTGCCCACCGTCGCGCCGTATCTCCTCACCAACGGGAAGCGGATGAATCTGCAAATTGCCGTTCATGACGATACCGTGAACGGCGAGACCGACGTGGTGGTGGGCTCGCCCATTATTGTCGACCCGTACTAA
- a CDS encoding ABC1 kinase family protein, which yields MNATQSLGKRVRHLQRYRQIAQIFIRNGFGWFIDGIGFAEFITLPKRFFTDAQRRESLSTVERIRLVIEQLGPTFIKLGQIASLRTDVFPPEFIQELTKLQDEVPPVPFPQIREIVEMELGGPLQDTFRTFDETPIGSASIGQVHRAVLWTGEVVAVKVQRPDIERQIRVDLEVLADLAQMAERRFDWARLYQVSDVVAEFTRSLRDELDYTLEGRNADRIRKIFEDDPTVYIPEIYWDLTTPRVLVMEFVEGIKLKDVQALEQAGFDRQRLAANAARAVFTQLLIHGFFHADPHPGNLAALPNHVILFMDFGMVGRLTPDMKDRLASLVVGLMRKNTELIMRGLYRMGVVPLDVDDHKLRRDVEMLREKYYDIPLSQISLASSVNDIFQVAYRHRIQIPPDLALVGKTLLTIEGVVEELDPNFRIMDVAEPFGRQLLKERLHPRTIGRNLVSTAMDVTEFLVDFPKQVRFMVQEIGRGKIKVQMEVNEVNTILSKLDRISNRLSFSVMLLALSIFMAGLLIASALAKSANLLWRFPLTEVGLILGGVMLVWLIWAIFRSGRM from the coding sequence ATGAACGCGACACAATCGTTGGGAAAACGCGTTCGCCATTTACAACGCTATCGTCAGATTGCACAAATTTTCATCCGCAATGGGTTTGGCTGGTTTATTGACGGCATCGGATTCGCGGAGTTCATTACCCTGCCGAAGCGGTTCTTCACAGATGCGCAGAGACGCGAAAGCCTGTCAACGGTGGAACGGATTCGGCTGGTGATTGAGCAGCTGGGGCCGACGTTCATTAAACTGGGGCAAATCGCCAGCTTGCGGACGGATGTGTTTCCACCGGAGTTCATTCAAGAACTGACCAAGCTGCAGGACGAAGTCCCGCCCGTACCTTTTCCTCAAATCCGCGAAATCGTCGAGATGGAACTGGGCGGCCCGCTCCAGGATACGTTTCGCACGTTTGATGAAACGCCGATTGGTTCGGCGTCCATCGGCCAGGTTCACCGGGCCGTCCTCTGGACGGGCGAAGTGGTCGCGGTCAAGGTGCAGCGGCCGGATATTGAACGGCAGATTCGCGTCGACCTCGAAGTGCTGGCAGATCTCGCGCAAATGGCAGAACGCCGCTTTGATTGGGCGAGGTTATATCAGGTCAGCGATGTCGTTGCCGAGTTCACCCGGTCGCTCCGCGATGAACTGGATTACACGCTGGAGGGACGGAATGCCGACCGCATTCGCAAGATTTTCGAAGACGACCCGACCGTGTACATTCCCGAGATTTACTGGGACCTGACGACCCCCCGCGTGTTGGTGATGGAGTTTGTGGAAGGCATCAAGTTAAAGGACGTCCAGGCGCTGGAGCAAGCCGGCTTTGACCGGCAGCGCCTCGCCGCAAACGCCGCACGGGCGGTATTCACGCAGCTGCTGATTCACGGTTTTTTCCACGCCGACCCGCATCCCGGGAATCTCGCGGCGCTGCCGAACCATGTGATTCTGTTCATGGACTTCGGGATGGTGGGGCGGCTCACGCCGGACATGAAGGACCGGCTGGCTTCACTGGTCGTCGGCCTGATGCGGAAAAACACGGAACTCATCATGCGCGGACTGTACCGCATGGGCGTCGTCCCGCTGGACGTCGATGACCACAAACTGCGGCGCGATGTGGAGATGCTCCGCGAGAAATACTATGACATCCCGCTCAGTCAAATCAGTCTGGCCAGTTCCGTCAACGACATTTTCCAAGTGGCGTACCGTCATCGCATTCAAATTCCGCCGGATTTGGCGTTGGTCGGGAAGACGCTCTTGACGATTGAGGGTGTGGTGGAAGAACTCGACCCGAACTTTCGCATCATGGACGTGGCCGAGCCGTTCGGGCGGCAGCTGCTGAAAGAACGGCTGCACCCCCGGACGATTGGCCGCAACCTGGTCAGCACGGCAATGGACGTCACGGAGTTTCTGGTGGATTTTCCAAAACAGGTTCGGTTCATGGTGCAGGAGATTGGCCGCGGCAAAATCAAGGTCCAAATGGAGGTCAATGAAGTCAACACCATTCTGTCCAAGCTCGACCGCATCAGCAACCGTCTGTCGTTCAGCGTGATGCTTCTCGCACTCAGCATCTTTATGGCGGGGCTGCTGATTGCATCCGCACTCGCCAAATCGGCCAACCTGCTGTGGCGGTTTCCGCTCACAGAGGTCGGCTTGATTCTTGGCGGCGTCATGCTGGTGTGGCTCATCTGGGCCATTTTTCGCTCGGGACGCATGTGA
- a CDS encoding D-alanine--D-alanine ligase has translation MSQRIRVGVIFGGKSGEHEVSILSGQSILKALDPEKYIAVPIGITRRGEWVVGAEAAQVLQEAAQIQLGGPPEPSSIDAGADRDAAVGQPGAGPHAVPASQPGETALTLVPPALVESFDVVIPVLHGPNGEDGTIQGMLELFDIPYVGAGVLASAVGMDKVFMKKLFASAGLPQAAYTFYTRKTWESDPEAVLADVEAKLGYPCFVKPANMGSSVGISKAKNRTGLTAAFKLAAKYDRKIIVEEGLNVREVEVAVLGNDEPKASVPGEIVPSNEFYDYNAKYVTGDSALIIPAPLPPDVTEEVRRLAVEAYRAVDCTGLARMDFFVERETDRVLVNEINTMPGFTRFSMYPKLWEATGVSYAELIDQLIQLAIERHRETRRRTFDL, from the coding sequence GTGTCACAGCGAATACGAGTCGGGGTTATCTTTGGCGGGAAGTCAGGCGAACACGAGGTGTCCATCCTGTCTGGGCAGTCGATTCTCAAGGCACTGGACCCAGAGAAGTATATCGCTGTCCCGATTGGGATTACGCGGCGCGGCGAATGGGTGGTGGGGGCAGAGGCTGCCCAGGTGCTGCAAGAGGCAGCTCAAATTCAGCTGGGGGGTCCGCCGGAACCATCGTCCATCGACGCGGGGGCTGACCGCGACGCCGCGGTGGGACAACCGGGCGCGGGACCGCACGCCGTGCCGGCCAGCCAGCCGGGTGAAACGGCTTTGACCCTGGTGCCGCCGGCGCTGGTGGAGTCGTTTGACGTCGTGATCCCCGTGTTGCATGGCCCCAATGGGGAAGACGGCACGATTCAGGGCATGCTGGAGCTGTTTGACATTCCCTACGTGGGGGCGGGGGTGCTGGCGTCTGCTGTGGGGATGGATAAAGTGTTCATGAAGAAGTTGTTCGCGTCCGCGGGCTTGCCGCAAGCCGCGTACACCTTCTACACACGAAAGACGTGGGAGTCCGACCCAGAGGCTGTGCTGGCGGATGTCGAGGCGAAACTGGGCTATCCATGCTTTGTGAAACCAGCCAACATGGGTTCCAGTGTCGGCATTTCCAAGGCGAAAAACCGCACAGGATTGACTGCGGCGTTCAAGCTGGCGGCCAAGTATGACCGGAAAATCATCGTGGAAGAGGGCTTGAACGTCCGGGAAGTGGAAGTGGCTGTCCTCGGCAATGACGAACCCAAAGCTTCCGTGCCCGGGGAAATCGTGCCCTCGAACGAGTTTTATGACTACAACGCCAAGTATGTGACGGGGGATTCGGCGCTCATCATTCCGGCCCCGCTCCCGCCGGATGTGACGGAGGAGGTACGCCGGCTGGCCGTGGAGGCGTACCGCGCCGTGGATTGCACGGGACTTGCGCGGATGGACTTTTTCGTCGAGCGGGAGACCGACCGGGTGTTGGTCAACGAGATCAACACGATGCCAGGCTTCACCCGGTTCAGCATGTACCCGAAATTGTGGGAAGCGACCGGGGTCAGCTACGCCGAGCTGATTGACCAATTGATTCAACTGGCGATCGAGCGCCATCGGGAGACCCGCCGGCGCACGTTCGACTTGTAA